From Moraxella sp. K1664, one genomic window encodes:
- the hemC gene encoding hydroxymethylbilane synthase, whose protein sequence is MKTLTIATRQSPLALWQAHFVKDELQKLHPELDIRLLELVTKGDKILDTPLAKIGGKGLFVKELETALLSGKADIAVHSLKDVPMVLPDGLIIGAYLDRHSPFDAFVSNHFASLDDLPQGAKVGTSSLRRECQLRAYRPDLEIISLRGNVGTRLGKLDNGDYDAIILAQSGLERLELHERIRHSLPADICLPAVGQGTLAIECRDDEIRELIKPLNHDISALRAITERAMNHALEGGCQVPIAGFAQLDKGILHLEGRVGTPDGRTLLKVTAQTDITDNATQNIQNAQQLGQAVATELLAQGADKILKALYQHQDN, encoded by the coding sequence ATGAAAACCCTAACCATCGCCACACGCCAATCTCCACTTGCACTTTGGCAGGCTCATTTTGTCAAAGACGAACTTCAAAAACTCCACCCCGAACTTGACATTCGTCTGTTAGAGCTGGTCACCAAAGGCGATAAAATCCTAGATACTCCCCTTGCCAAAATCGGCGGAAAAGGCCTATTTGTCAAAGAATTAGAAACCGCTCTACTAAGCGGTAAAGCTGATATTGCTGTGCATTCTCTAAAAGATGTACCCATGGTGCTACCCGATGGTCTTATCATTGGGGCGTATCTTGACCGCCACAGTCCTTTTGATGCTTTTGTGAGTAACCACTTTGCCAGTTTGGATGACCTGCCCCAAGGGGCAAAGGTCGGTACATCAAGCCTACGCCGTGAATGCCAACTGCGTGCCTATCGCCCTGACTTAGAAATCATCAGCTTGCGTGGTAATGTCGGCACACGCCTTGGCAAGCTCGATAATGGCGACTATGATGCGATTATCCTTGCCCAAAGCGGCTTGGAGCGGTTAGAGTTACACGAACGCATTCGCCACAGCTTGCCTGCCGACATCTGCCTGCCTGCGGTCGGTCAAGGCACGCTTGCCATCGAGTGCCGAGATGATGAGATTAGAGAGCTCATCAAACCTTTAAACCACGATATCTCCGCCCTACGAGCCATCACCGAGAGAGCCATGAACCATGCCTTAGAAGGGGGCTGTCAGGTGCCGATTGCAGGGTTTGCACAGCTTGATAAAGGCATTCTGCACCTAGAAGGTCGGGTAGGCACGCCTGACGGTCGCACTCTCTTAAAAGTCACCGCCCAGACCGACATCACGGACAATGCCACACAAAATATCCAAAACGCCCAGCAACTGGGGCAGGCTGTCGCCACAGAGCTACTTGCCCAAGGGGCGGATAAAATTCTAAAAGCCCTGTATCAACACCAAGACAACTAA
- a CDS encoding uroporphyrinogen-III synthase: protein MTPLFINTRPKHKADMSLAIRSVSLPLLAIRHFDELEKSEMQDLVDFTHGKFGMLIAVSVEAVACAVRFLKEQGINHACDLPHHDTLTVIAVGQPTADALADFGFSVLTPLDVGCPMSNEGMLAMPAIGELHTGDDVLIWRGVGGRRLLSDTLIERGVNVHAIAFYERCVPSELTSDFTRLLGNGIDDSHDDTFHSSQNHQHQIDKHSPIFVLISSQMSLNAWQSVCDQQIHSHRTHMHGLLPQNVIYLTLGHRLTALTATHYPHSRVCPVADLAESTLNQAIQDVMATYPS from the coding sequence ATGACCCCCCTATTCATCAACACCCGTCCCAAGCACAAAGCCGACATGAGCCTAGCCATCCGTAGTGTCAGCTTGCCACTGCTTGCCATTCGGCATTTTGATGAATTGGAGAAATCAGAAATGCAGGATTTGGTGGATTTTACCCATGGTAAATTTGGCATGCTCATCGCGGTGAGTGTGGAAGCGGTGGCGTGTGCGGTGCGTTTTTTAAAAGAGCAAGGCATTAACCATGCCTGCGACCTGCCCCATCATGACACCCTAACCGTCATCGCCGTGGGACAGCCGACAGCGGATGCACTGGCGGATTTTGGTTTTTCGGTGCTGACCCCCCTTGATGTAGGGTGCCCGATGAGCAACGAAGGCATGCTTGCCATGCCCGCCATCGGTGAGCTACACACAGGCGATGATGTGTTGATATGGCGTGGGGTCGGTGGGCGACGGCTGTTATCTGATACGCTCATCGAACGTGGCGTGAATGTGCATGCCATCGCCTTTTATGAGCGGTGCGTGCCGTCAGAGCTGACAAGTGATTTTACTCGTCTGCTTGGCAATGGCATCGATGACAGTCATGATGATACTTTTCACAGCAGTCAAAATCATCAACATCAAATTGACAAGCACTCGCCCATCTTTGTCCTTATTAGCAGTCAGATGAGCCTAAATGCTTGGCAGAGCGTGTGTGACCAACAGATTCACAGCCATCGCACGCACATGCATGGGCTTTTGCCACAAAATGTGATATATTTAACCCTAGGTCATCGCCTAACCGCCCTAACCGCCACGCACTATCCACACAGTCGTGTCTGCCCCGTGGCGGATTTGGCGGAATCAACCCTAAACCAAGCCATACAGGACGTCATGGCAACTTACCCATCGTGA
- a CDS encoding IS110 family transposase: MRLLKQTLHKQGKRQMIHYIGIDISKAKFDVAFINPSTNKVKTKVFNNNKAGFDLLLAWLKTNVSNHLDELHIILEATGVYHEHLSEFLDDNNIKQSIVNPNYVRKFADSLGVIHKTDKKDSIILSRYGYSHKPEVWVAPSIEAKQLKALLARLEALKEDLQREQNRQELLLSPNLPDLVKASMQTVINVLQEEIAKLTKDIDDFVDKQPSLKQDKTLLETIDGIGSVIAKEVVCLMHTKQFKKASQMASFLGLIPKQRQSGVFKGATKLSKQGQVSLRAKLYMSAMSAIRYNSTIKAFYERLQQNGKTKMQALCACMRKLVHICFGVIKTQTSFEQQVSLS; the protein is encoded by the coding sequence GTGCGTTTATTAAAACAGACACTGCATAAACAAGGCAAGAGACAGATGATACACTATATTGGCATAGACATCAGCAAAGCAAAGTTTGATGTTGCATTTATAAACCCAAGCACAAATAAAGTAAAAACCAAGGTTTTTAACAACAACAAAGCAGGCTTTGATTTACTGCTTGCTTGGTTAAAAACCAATGTCAGCAATCATCTTGATGAGCTACACATCATCCTAGAAGCAACAGGGGTTTATCATGAACACCTAAGTGAGTTTCTTGATGATAATAATATCAAGCAAAGCATTGTCAATCCTAACTATGTCCGCAAATTTGCAGACAGTTTGGGGGTAATCCATAAAACTGATAAAAAAGACAGCATTATTTTATCAAGGTATGGTTATAGCCACAAGCCTGAGGTTTGGGTAGCACCTAGCATTGAAGCCAAACAGCTAAAAGCTCTATTGGCTCGCTTAGAAGCACTCAAAGAAGATTTGCAACGAGAGCAAAACCGACAAGAGTTGCTCTTATCACCCAATCTGCCCGATTTGGTTAAAGCATCCATGCAAACAGTCATCAATGTCCTTCAAGAGGAAATTGCCAAACTCACCAAAGACATTGATGACTTTGTTGACAAACAACCAAGTTTAAAGCAAGACAAAACCTTACTTGAAACCATTGACGGCATTGGTTCTGTTATTGCCAAAGAAGTGGTGTGTTTAATGCATACCAAACAATTTAAAAAAGCCTCACAGATGGCTTCGTTTTTAGGCTTAATACCCAAACAAAGACAGTCAGGTGTCTTTAAGGGAGCAACCAAACTGTCCAAACAAGGGCAAGTCTCTTTGCGTGCTAAGCTGTATATGTCTGCAATGAGTGCCATTCGTTATAATAGCACCATTAAGGCATTTTATGAACGATTACAACAAAACGGTAAAACCAAAATGCAAGCCTTATGTGCTTGTATGCGTAAATTGGTACATATCTGTTTTGGTGTTATCAAAACCCAAACATCCTTTGAGCAACAAGTATCTTTAAGTTAG
- a CDS encoding acyl-CoA thioesterase, whose translation MTHPYTATLTGNDRPTELHDYPIVHVQPVAWGDMDAFNHVNNVAYYRYSESARISYLHALAMFKGETLTILAGSSCNYLRPVHYPDTLLIGVKCTKIGNTSLSMAYEYYSTAQQAIVANGTATIVRTDKDGNKQAWTADERQILSDFEGRPL comes from the coding sequence ATGACTCACCCCTACACCGCCACACTCACAGGCAACGACCGCCCCACCGAGCTACACGACTACCCTATCGTCCACGTTCAGCCTGTGGCATGGGGCGACATGGACGCTTTTAACCACGTCAATAATGTCGCCTACTACCGTTACTCCGAGTCCGCTCGTATCAGCTACCTGCACGCCCTTGCCATGTTCAAAGGCGAGACCTTGACCATCTTGGCAGGGTCATCATGCAACTACCTACGCCCCGTGCATTATCCTGACACGCTCCTGATTGGAGTCAAATGCACCAAAATCGGCAACACCAGCCTAAGCATGGCGTACGAATATTACAGCACCGCCCAACAAGCCATCGTTGCCAACGGCACAGCAACCATCGTCCGCACCGACAAAGACGGCAACAAACAGGCATGGACGGCAGACGAACGGCAGATTTTAAGTGATTTTGAAGGGCGTCCGCTATGA
- a CDS encoding LytTR family DNA-binding domain-containing protein: protein MKILICESEPALRKHIQTIIESLTHEIVGQAERLEEAYTLVMEHQPEILLINAHLAYIEEFCQKINREFNHPPAIIFFGLDDTHLMLNALKWGICDYLPIPIQENDIKNALQKCCRINAAQQASLNEKNGKSGRTRQYIAARTHRGVELISLSDVYYFTADQKYVKVRHKNGVVLIDETLKDLEEEFEGIMFRIHRNALINLDYLDLLETVDSGQYQVRFRGMPEKLSVSRRHLPMLREKIHSI from the coding sequence ATGAAAATTCTAATCTGCGAGAGTGAGCCAGCCCTACGCAAGCACATTCAAACAATCATCGAGTCGCTCACGCATGAAATCGTCGGGCAAGCAGAGCGCCTAGAAGAAGCTTATACACTGGTTATGGAACACCAGCCTGAGATTTTACTCATCAATGCTCACTTGGCTTACATTGAAGAATTTTGCCAAAAAATCAATCGAGAATTTAACCACCCACCCGCCATCATCTTCTTTGGGTTGGATGATACTCATCTTATGTTAAATGCCCTCAAATGGGGTATTTGCGACTATCTACCCATCCCCATCCAAGAAAACGACATCAAAAATGCCTTGCAAAAATGTTGTCGCATCAACGCCGCCCAACAAGCAAGCCTTAATGAGAAAAATGGCAAAAGCGGTCGCACTCGTCAATACATCGCCGCACGCACACACCGTGGCGTTGAGCTCATCTCACTGTCTGATGTCTACTATTTTACCGCTGACCAAAAATACGTCAAAGTACGCCACAAAAATGGCGTGGTACTCATTGATGAAACCTTAAAAGACCTAGAAGAAGAGTTTGAAGGCATCATGTTCCGCATCCATCGCAATGCTTTGATTAATCTGGATTATTTGGATTTGTTGGAGACGGTGGACAGCGGTCAATACCAAGTGCGTTTTCGGGGCATGCCTGAGAAACTGTCGGTATCACGCCGTCATCTGCCCATGCTCAGAGAGAAGATTCACAGCATTTAA
- a CDS encoding HI_0552 family protein, which translates to MLKSTHAQILNKPYSQIKDLKLHCPDELDNIKHNHKSAWQIFKAFNLQIYQSLPNHFAKPHIQNWCNGWEIRRHFFAYYKYENYLGNAPIIVVILNRQRLIVALTWHSYKANSSNSTLGQFNNWINEIDWADFDDFYFWHSRVNEYGDFKQAHEFDYEKVELNTGEFYRLGKFIAKDKLDNYGDDELIEWVRQTIERLSRVYEWCH; encoded by the coding sequence ATGCTAAAATCCACCCACGCCCAAATTCTAAATAAACCTTATTCCCAAATTAAGGACTTAAAGCTCCATTGCCCTGATGAATTAGACAACATTAAGCACAATCACAAATCCGCTTGGCAAATTTTTAAAGCCTTTAATTTACAAATTTATCAAAGCCTACCCAATCATTTTGCCAAACCCCATATCCAAAATTGGTGCAACGGCTGGGAAATCAGACGGCACTTTTTTGCTTATTATAAATATGAAAATTATCTTGGCAATGCTCCGATTATTGTCGTGATTTTAAATAGGCAAAGGCTGATTGTTGCTTTGACGTGGCATTCTTATAAGGCAAACAGCTCAAATAGCACATTGGGGCAATTTAATAACTGGATAAATGAGATTGATTGGGCGGATTTTGATGACTTTTATTTTTGGCATAGTCGTGTTAATGAATATGGCGACTTTAAACAAGCTCATGAATTTGACTACGAAAAAGTAGAGCTAAACACAGGCGAATTTTACCGCTTGGGCAAATTTATAGCCAAAGATAAACTGGATAATTATGGCGATGACGAGCTAATAGAGTGGGTTAGGCAGACGATTGAGCGGTTAAGCAGGGTGTATGAGTGGTGTCATTAA
- the tusA gene encoding sulfurtransferase TusA, which yields MSHTIMLDTTGLICPEPVMLLHKSIRTAKGGDEIHILATDPATTRDIPNFCRHLGHTLASQETLDDGSYRYVVVKKLG from the coding sequence ATGAGCCATACCATTATGCTAGACACCACAGGGCTAATCTGCCCTGAACCTGTCATGCTCCTACATAAGAGCATTCGCACCGCCAAAGGGGGCGATGAGATTCATATTCTAGCAACCGACCCTGCCACCACCCGAGACATTCCCAACTTTTGTCGGCATTTAGGGCATACGCTTGCCAGTCAAGAGACCCTTGATGACGGCAGTTATCGTTATGTGGTTGTTAAAAAGTTGGGCTAA
- a CDS encoding replication-associated recombination protein A, protein MATLNIPLAERVRPQQLSDIIGQTHLLGKNAPISRMIAHNHLPSLILHGEAGIGKTTLARLLANAVGREFHLLSALDLTVKQLRELMDGSKITTNTLDFGSPVLFIDEIHRFNKAQQDVLLGAVESGKITLVGATTENPSFSINNALLSRCQVYRLESLTIDELVQVLQRALATDTFLKNFTVQGDLANIARLASGDARKALNLLEIACQYSDGFTLIIDDALLQNIAQTVLPRYDKAGDIHYDIISAFIKSVRGSDADASIYWLARMLSAGEDPAFIARRLVILASEDIGLANPNALLLADTALRSVQSIGMPEARIILAQATVYLATSPKSNSTYTAINEALAFVKNDNSPVPLHLRNGVTKLMKQLGYGVDYVYPHDYANHYYPQTYLPDNLIGKRFYYFADNQKEQSSFNFMNWLKGNHL, encoded by the coding sequence ATGGCTACCTTAAATATCCCTCTTGCTGAACGAGTTCGCCCACAACAGCTCTCTGACATCATCGGACAGACACACCTATTGGGCAAGAATGCCCCCATTAGTCGTATGATTGCCCACAATCACCTGCCAAGCCTGATTTTGCATGGCGAAGCAGGGATTGGCAAGACGACTTTGGCACGCCTGCTTGCCAATGCTGTTGGGCGTGAATTTCATCTGTTATCCGCTCTTGATTTGACTGTCAAGCAACTGCGTGAACTCATGGATGGCAGTAAAATCACAACAAATACTTTGGATTTTGGGTCACCGGTGTTATTTATTGATGAAATTCATCGCTTTAATAAAGCCCAACAAGATGTATTGCTTGGAGCGGTAGAATCTGGAAAAATTACCCTTGTCGGGGCGACCACTGAAAACCCATCATTTAGCATAAACAACGCTTTACTCTCTCGCTGTCAAGTATATCGCTTAGAGTCATTGACCATTGATGAATTGGTGCAAGTGCTACAAAGGGCATTGGCGACTGATACATTTTTGAAAAATTTCACGGTACAAGGCGACCTTGCCAATATCGCACGCCTTGCCAGTGGGGACGCTCGTAAGGCATTGAATTTATTGGAAATCGCTTGCCAATACTCAGATGGTTTTACCCTAATCATAGATGATGCTTTGTTACAAAACATCGCCCAAACCGTGCTACCACGCTATGATAAGGCAGGCGATATACACTATGACATCATCTCGGCATTCATCAAATCGGTGCGTGGCTCGGACGCTGATGCCAGCATTTATTGGCTTGCTCGTATGCTTAGTGCTGGCGAGGACCCTGCGTTCATCGCCCGTCGTTTGGTGATTTTGGCAAGTGAAGATATCGGACTTGCCAACCCTAATGCCTTATTACTTGCCGACACCGCCTTGCGTTCGGTGCAGTCTATCGGTATGCCTGAGGCACGTATTATCCTCGCCCAAGCGACTGTTTACCTTGCCACATCACCCAAATCTAACAGTACCTACACGGCGATTAATGAAGCCCTTGCCTTTGTCAAAAACGACAACTCGCCTGTACCGCTCCACCTAAGAAATGGCGTAACTAAGCTCATGAAACAATTAGGCTATGGCGTGGATTATGTCTATCCGCACGATTATGCCAATCATTATTATCCCCAAACCTATTTGCCTGATAATTTGATTGGCAAACGCTTTTATTATTTTGCTGATAATCAAAAAGAGCAAAGCAGTTTTAATTTTATGAATTGGTTAAAGGGCAATCATTTATGA